The genomic stretch CCCTCTGTTTCATTCCGCCGCTCAGTTCGTGTGGAAAGGAATCCAGAACGCCGGGATTCAGCCCTGCATGTATCACAGATTCCGTGACGCGCTTCGATATCTCCTCTTCAGAGTATGAGGTGTGGAATCTGAAAACCTCGGAAATCTGCTTGCGAATGGTATATGCAGGATTAAATGCGTTCATCGAGCCCTGAAATACTATCGAAATACCCTTCCACCTTATTCTGGATAATTTCTCGGTAAGCACTTTGCGCTGCCTTCTCTTCAGCTTGACGCTCGCCTTGCCGGAAAATTCTGGCGCAGTGACGGTTTCACCCATGAATTTGACCTCACCCGATATTAGCGCATTGTCCGGGAGCATCGAGATTATCGCGTTCGCAAGCGTCGACTTTCCGCTTCCACTCTCACCGAGTATTCCAACCGTTTCGCCTTTTCTGATGTTCAGATGCACGCGGTCGAGAGCCATTACTGTACCTTCATCGGTTTCAAAATTCACCGAAAGGTTGTCTATACCGATGACAGCGTCGGTATCTGCGTTACTGTTAAACGTATGTTGAATCTGCATGGTCATCTCCTCCTCAGCCTCGGATTGACAACCTCATCCAGACCCCTGGAAACGAATACGAATGCGAATATGAAGGCGGTAAGCGCGATTGACGGCGGTAGAATCCACCAGGGTGCCCTTGCTGCGAGGAAGAAATTGGAAAGCGTCGCATTCAGCATTGCTCCCCACGTGGATATAGCAAGTGGAGCTACGCCAAGAAACTGTAGTGTTGAAACACCTGCGACTGCACCGCCGATTCCGACGGCCGTAAAATATGCAAGCAAGGGAGTCATATTGGAGAGGAAGTGCCTGCGGAGTATCTGCATACTTCCGGCTCCTGAAACTTTTGCGGCCTCAATGAAAGCATGTGTCCTGATGGAACGCACCACTCCAATAAGCGTAAAGGTGGTAAACGGCCAGCCCACTAGAGTTAACACTAATATGATATTGAAAAGCGACGGCCCAAGCACGGCTGACATCACAATCAGCAAGGCGATGAACGGGATAAGGAAAATGACAAGCGATACAGTTTCCACAACAGAACCGATGAAACCGCCGACGTAGCCGACAATCATTGCGAAAACTACAGATATTAAAATTATGCCTAGCGCAACGAATATGCCAATTTCCCAGTCATAAACGAAGCTCGCAACCCATTGACTCCACACGTCCTGGCCGTAGATGTTTGTTCCCATAAGGTAAACGTTGCCTGAAGGAGCATGCAGTGTCGGCGGAATCGGGTTGATATCAACGCCATTGGTAGAATAAAGCACGAGATAATGATTGTTTGTGATAAAAGCAATTGTGTCTGCCCCTGAAAAGGAGTCCCTGACGAGTATGGGTGACGATGTTTGCAAAGATGAGGAGTACCTCGCATGCCACTGAAATGGCTGTTTTCCGCCCAGTGCTGAAACAGACGTGAGAAATCCACGGTCTGTAGACAATATAAATGCCGAGGAGTCCGGAGCATATATTATGTTTCCAAACATCGTGCCTTCTCCAGTCGGTGTTGACACGATTGAATTACCGTTCACCAGCTTGTTAACATTGCTAACCAGATACAGACGTGATGGCGTGGACACAACCGAG from Candidatus Sysuiplasma acidicola encodes the following:
- a CDS encoding ABC transporter permease — protein: GAAGSYLVYAGTPSGQVYGVGLGGSPTTTNGTIYPLLKLQLSSGTIAFPPSVFPLSSYSTFVGSGYSSLSYNNFLLLSTNNGTISLSKIQWSGNHGPGSGEPFLTDNETVMINESLLMPVVSDSQSTASSLPAWVPFRSSTSLSSGFIPGMLFAVYRNSTGVYLASYYTSPLTQLWHFRLAGNQTPSQPAFVGANYQPGHTSQTQVLIAQGNTMYSIKAFSGKLNWQSNLSSPINVNLPIHIPYDYQLSTVPGSMAFVSDGTGYYGIMLNNGTAVKVYQTPEQIIGYSSSYGSSGFPAYSVVSTPSRLYLVSNVNKLVNGNSIVSTPTGEGTMFGNIIYAPDSSAFILSTDRGFLTSVSALGGKQPFQWHARYSSSLQTSSPILVRDSFSGADTIAFITNNHYLVLYSTNGVDINPIPPTLHAPSGNVYLMGTNIYGQDVWSQWVASFVYDWEIGIFVALGIILISVVFAMIVGYVGGFIGSVVETVSLVIFLIPFIALLIVMSAVLGPSLFNIILVLTLVGWPFTTFTLIGVVRSIRTHAFIEAAKVSGAGSMQILRRHFLSNMTPLLAYFTAVGIGGAVAGVSTLQFLGVAPLAISTWGAMLNATLSNFFLAARAPWWILPPSIALTAFIFAFVFVSRGLDEVVNPRLRRR